GATAACGTTATTGATAATTGAGCAAATGCTTTAACAAAAATTGCTGTAAAAGAAAACAAAGTCAAAAAAATGTTAGAAGAAGCACATGTGCTAATTGAAGTTCTAAAAAATAAAAATGAATTTGTTGATATTCTTACTTTTAAATCAGCACACGATGAAGAAAAAAGAATCAAAATAATTGATGATACTTTTGGTCAATTTAACATTGATCAAGATATCATGAACGCTTTTAAAATATTAGTTCATATGCAGGCATTTGTTAATGCTAGAGATATTTTAAAAAGATTAAGAGGAAAACTTGTTGAATTAGACAATATGACTTATGGTGTAGTTTGGTCTACTGAAGAAATCTCAGCTAAACAAATTAAAGAAATTGAAGAAAAAATGTCTAAAAAAATTAATAAGGAAGTTAAATTGGTTAACAAAATTGACCCTAAATTAATTGCAGGTATTCAAGTAGTTGTTCATAACAAAGTTTATGATGGCTCATTAAGAAGTAAACTTGATGAAATGAAATATCAAGTATTGAAAGAAAAATAGGAGGTTTAATATATGGCATTAAATATTAAAGAAATCTCTGAAGTTATTGAAAAACAAATAAAAAACTATGGTAAAGACATTATCGAAGCTGAGCAAGGTAGTGTTGTTACTATTGGGGATGGTGTTTCTTTAATTTACGGATTAGACAAAGCTTTAATGGGTGAATTATTAATTTTCCCTAATGATGTTTATGGTATGGTTTTAAGTCTTGAAGAAGGTGCAGTTGGTGCTGTTATTCTTGGGGACTATAAACTTATCAAAGAAGGTGACATTGTTAAACGTACAGGTAAAGTTGTTGAAACACCTGTTGGTGATGCAATGATTGGTAGAGTTGTTAATGCATTAGGTCAACCAATTGATAACAATGGACCAATCAAAACTAAAAAATTTAAACCAGTTGAAAAAATTGCAACTGGAGTTATGGCTCGTAAATCAGTTAGTCAACCTCTAGAAACAGGTATTCTAGGAATTGATGCTTCTATTCCAATTGGAAAAGGTCAACGTGAGTTAATCATTGGTGACCGTCAAACTGGTAAAACAGCTGTTGCTATTGATACAATAATTAATCAAAAAGGTAAAAATGTTAAATGTATTTATGTATCAATTGGACAAAAAGATTCAACAATTGCGCAAGTTGTTGAAAAGCTTAAAAAATATGGTGCAATGGAATATACTACTGTTGTTAATGCAGGAGCTAGTGATTCAGCGCCATTACAATACTTAGCACCTTATACAGGTGTAACTATTGGTGAAGAATGAATGGAAAATGGTGAAGATGTTTTAATTGTTTATGATGACTTGTCTAAACATGCGGTAGCTTACCGTGAAATGTCTCTTCTATTAAGAAGACCACCAGGTCGTGAAGCTTACCCTGGTGATGTTTTCTACTTACACTCACGTCTTTTAGAAAGAGCAGCTAGAGTTAATGAAAAATTTGGTGGTGGATCAATTACAGCACTACCAATTATTGAAACTCAAGCAAGCGATATTTCAGCATATATTCCAACAAACGTTATTTCAATTACTGATGGACAAATTTTCTTATCAAGTGATTTATTCATGGCAGGTATTAGACCAGCTATTAATATTGGTCCTTCAGTTTCTAGGGTTGGTTCATCAGCACAAATTAAAGCTGTTAAACAAGTCTCAGGAACATTGAAATTGGAACTAGCACAATACTATGAATTGGAAGCTTTTTCAAAATTTGGTTCAGACTTAGACGAATCAACAAAAGCTACTTTAGATCATGGGGCAAGAATTATCCAAATGTTAGTTCAACGTCAATATTCACCTTTAAATCAAATAGATGAAGCAATTATTTTATTTGCAATTAAATCTCACTTAATTAAATGAATTCCTTTAGAAAACATTAGAGATTTCAAAACTGAAATAATTACATTCTTTAATAATGAAAAAGAGGCGAAAGCTTTAAAAGCTGAATTAGCTAAAAAACTTGAATGAAGCGCTGATCTTGAAAGTGGAATTCAAAAAGAAATTGAAAAATTAGTTGTTAAATTCACTTCTACTTTAAATAACTACAACCCTACTATTTTTGGGGATGAAAAAGAATTTAAAAAATTAGGTAAGTAATGGCAAATTTAAGTAATTTAAAAACACAAATTTCAAATACTCAAGATATCGGTAAAATTACTAATGCGATGCAATTAGTTGCAAGTGCAAAATTACGCCGTATTGGTAAAAAAGTTACTGAAACTCAAGAATATGTATCTGAAGTTTATTCAATTTTTAATGAAATAATTAAACATTCAAGTGAATCAATTTATTTAAAAAATTCTACTAATGATATTAAAAAAACTTTATGAGTTGTTGTTAACTCAAATTTAGGTTTATGTGGTGGATATAACACTAACGTTAATAAATTAGTTATTAGTAATTTCAAAAAAGAAGATCAAATTTATGCTATTGGTTCAAAAGCTGTTTCTGCTTTCAATAGTAAAAAAATGAAAATTAAAAATGAATGTACTGGTGTTGAT
This is a stretch of genomic DNA from Mesoplasma coleopterae. It encodes these proteins:
- a CDS encoding F0F1 ATP synthase subunit delta, with product MVLKDNVIDNWANALTKIAVKENKVKKMLEEAHVLIEVLKNKNEFVDILTFKSAHDEEKRIKIIDDTFGQFNIDQDIMNAFKILVHMQAFVNARDILKRLRGKLVELDNMTYGVVWSTEEISAKQIKEIEEKMSKKINKEVKLVNKIDPKLIAGIQVVVHNKVYDGSLRSKLDEMKYQVLKEK
- the atpA gene encoding F0F1 ATP synthase subunit alpha; the protein is MALNIKEISEVIEKQIKNYGKDIIEAEQGSVVTIGDGVSLIYGLDKALMGELLIFPNDVYGMVLSLEEGAVGAVILGDYKLIKEGDIVKRTGKVVETPVGDAMIGRVVNALGQPIDNNGPIKTKKFKPVEKIATGVMARKSVSQPLETGILGIDASIPIGKGQRELIIGDRQTGKTAVAIDTIINQKGKNVKCIYVSIGQKDSTIAQVVEKLKKYGAMEYTTVVNAGASDSAPLQYLAPYTGVTIGEEWMENGEDVLIVYDDLSKHAVAYREMSLLLRRPPGREAYPGDVFYLHSRLLERAARVNEKFGGGSITALPIIETQASDISAYIPTNVISITDGQIFLSSDLFMAGIRPAINIGPSVSRVGSSAQIKAVKQVSGTLKLELAQYYELEAFSKFGSDLDESTKATLDHGARIIQMLVQRQYSPLNQIDEAIILFAIKSHLIKWIPLENIRDFKTEIITFFNNEKEAKALKAELAKKLEWSADLESGIQKEIEKLVVKFTSTLNNYNPTIFGDEKEFKKLGK